The following is a genomic window from Candidatus Obscuribacter sp..
ATCCGTTTGACTGTTTACCCGCTGCTGCAAAAGCTCCGGGCAAGGGCGAAATGATTTTGTTTAAGGCCACTGGCTCGATGTGGGGAGCTACTTCAAACCGCTTTAGCGAGCATGCCTTTAGTCTTAAATCTAATCGTGGTGTGGCACTGTGGCGCGATAGTGACCCTGACAGGGTGACGATAATAAATCCAGAGAACAAGACGTATCTAACTGAGCCAATGGTTGAATATCTGGGTGACAATCACTATGGCATAGAGGTGCCAATCGTAGTTGAGGACTCCAAGGTCGGACAACATGCAGCTCTCGATGGACATCCCTGTCTGGAGACCGTTTTTTTAGTTAAGCCCCATGCACGCAGGGGCGGTAGAAGGCATCGGGGACTTTTGGAAGGCAAAGAGGCGATGCTAAAGTCTTTCAACAAAACTTCCACTGGTCCACTCAAAGCGTCTGAAGTGAAAACAAAAACTGCTATCTCGGGCGACACAAGAGCCAGGTCTGGGTCGTCCAATATTAAATCCAATTCTGAATCAGGCAAGAATTCTTCGGTCGCTGCGGCTTCAGATGGAAAGGCTGCAAATTTAATTGAGGTCGCACGGGTGGTCTCGCTTAAGGATATTGCCCTGCCGCCATCGATGCTAAAGGCCTGGACTACCATTATGTTGACTAATAGTCAGTCAGGATTTCCTGTATCACTGACGGTCAGACCAAGCTATGACTGGAGAGAGCCGGATAGGAAAATTGAACCAGTGCGCGCCCTGATTGAATACCAATCACTTAAATTTGTGCCTCTAGAGCCAAAGAGTTTTGAAATTCCAGCAGGTTTTAAAAAGGCCCAGGACAAATCGGCCTTTTACCTATCTGAGAGCGGAGAGCTAAAAGCCAGCGATATTGATGATCTTTTCCGTGGCGAGCTTAAATAGGCTACGTGTTTTCCTTATTGTTTGGTTACATTAAAACAAGTATTGTTCAGGTATAGAAGGCTCTGAGCTTTCAAAGCTGGCTAGTTAAAGCTCGTACGGAACCCTTCCGAGGTCTGATGCAAGGACAATCTTTAGACTCAACCAGAGAACGCAGCGATGATGCGGCTAAGACTGCCAATTCGTCGATTAACCTGGTCGACCTGGCACTGTCCGATAAAGTACAGCCTGCTCCTCTCAAGCTCCGTGAGGCCGCTACCGCCGGAGCTGCTGCTGCCAGTGCCGGAGATGCAGCTACAAAAACTTGTAAGTCCTCGCCAGAGTACGAATCTCGCATAGATAATGTTGCCCGTCGCATATTTGACCCGGCAGCGCTAGGTGATTTGCAACAACTAAAAAGCAAGTACAACTGCGATATTCAGCGGACTGGCGATCCTATGCGCTATGTAAAACTGGCGCTCGACAAAGATGATAACGACCCCTATACCTCTTATTTGACGCCGAATGCTTACAAAAGTATGCTGGATTCGCAGCGTGGCAAAGTTGTAGGAGTGGGCGTGTCTTTTACTATGCCTACTGCCCGCCAGGACAAAGATGGCGAAAGACCACCACTAGTGGTGCAAAGCTATGATGCCACAGACGCGCGTGGTCGTGATCTCAAGCCTGGTGACGAGGTCCTATCAATTAACGGCGTAAGCATGCAAGGTAAGACCTGGCGCGACGGGCTGCGAGCCCTGGATGGACCAGAGCAAAGCAAAGTGTCCATGCAAGTTATGCGCGATGGAAAAGTCAAAGACATAATACTGACTCGCACCAGTGAAGACGTGCCCAACGTCACAACTGACGTTGTCGACGGCAACCTTGCTCATATCCAGGTTAAGTCATTTATGAATGACGATACCTCCAAGCAAATTGAAAAAGCCATTCTCGCAAATCCCAAAGCAGAAGGATACATTCTGGATCTGCGCAACAACGGCGGTGGCTTGCTAGATCAGGCTATGACTTCGGCCTCGGTATTTATCAGTGAAGGCAAAGTCCTAAACATCAAATCGCGTGTAGCGTCAGATCCCACTGCTCCCCGTTACGAAAACGATGTTTACAGCGTCGGCAAAGACGCTATTACTCTCAGCGTAAACGGGGCTGCGCCCAAGACTTATGCTGCGCGCCACCCTGACAGTGTACACAAACCAGTAGTTGTGTTGGTTGATCAGGGTACTGCTTCAGCGGCAGAGATACTCGCTGGAGCCCTCAAGGATACTGATGGCGCCTATGTAATTGGCACACCTACATTTGGTAAGGGAATTGGTCAAACAATATTTCCAGAAAGCTTCACCGGTGGTGCCACCAAAATTACAACCTTTAGATATTACACCCCGTCAGGTGCCTGGCCTGGTGATGGTCATGACACTCGCGTCGGTTTGCAGCCAAATCTGACTGTCATAAACCCGACTGCTGTTGAATTCAACACACCTCGCGACGGACAGATAAACGCCGCAGCAGCATATCTGCGTGCCCGTATCCAAGCTAACAGGCGCCAATAGTCTTCAAACCTGCATTGCATGAGAAATTTCAGGATAATTTCTCACATGATACATTGATTTTAAATGAGCTTGTCCCCGCAGCAAATTGATTGCTTCTATCTAGTGGCTCGCAACTTTTGCACTGGCAGCATGGCTTTGTTTAGTGGTGTTGACTGTATTGCTTTGCACTTTTGAGCTTGCTACGTGATTTTGAGCATGCGTTTTAGTTGTATGGCTTGTACTTGCTTTATGTGCTTTGATCTCGTGACCTGGTGTATGTGCTTTTGCAGAGTTGGCTTGAGCATGCAATTTGTGGTTTGCTGCTCCACTGGCAGGTGTTTGTGGGCCGACTAAATCTTTGATGAATACCTTCTTTGGTTCATAGTCGTTGCTGAACAGGCAACTGCCAATCAGAGCGATAAATCCAGCAAAGACTGCGATTGCCAGCACATAAAAAAATCCGCGAAATTCCCTGTCAATATGCTCTGCCTCGTGTTTCCAGCTAAAGGCTCTGCCATTAAACCAGTCTCCCATGCTGCAAAAATCGTTATATTTTCCGATCAGTGACATGCCTACAATTACGACCACTATGAAGACGAGAAAAGGATTTTCAAACATTTGAGTAGCCCAAAAGGGGAGTTGATGCGATCTTATCGGACCGGTACTTGACAAGCCTTGAAATTAACTCCGGCTTAATAAATACAGGATTTTGGACCTCTCTTACCGATGGCTTGCGCCAATGTGTGGCCTATTGCCATTGCCACACCATAAAGGGCGACTATCACACCGGCAAGACCAAACAAAAGTGCCGCTGCCAAGCTAATCATTTCGGTATCTCCGGGTGTATTGAGGCACCAATAAAGCCCCGGGAAGACAAAACCGAGAAAAGCCATAATCGCGCCAATCAGAATAACAATCAAAGACCCTTGCCAGGCGGGGTTACTGCTGGTTTTATGGGTCATAGCGCGGTCACCCTTGGCTCATTATCTGCACAGAGGCAATTGTAGCTGCACAAGGGCAATTGTAGCCATTATCTGGATTTTTGTTAGCAGGACATGTTAGACCCAGGCTGATACAATCAGCAGACTAATTTTTGGAGTAAAAATGCAGACAGAAGGCAAGCGTGTAGCTCTGGTAACTGGCGCCAGCAAAGGTATCGGCAAATCAGTGGCGATTGGTCTGGCCGAAGATGGTTATAGCCTGGTACTGTGCGCGCGCTCCGAGTCAGGACTAAAGGCCACTAAAAAGCATATTTTAGAAAAGTGTCCTGCTGTGCAGGTCGAAATCTACTCTCTGGATGTGAGAGACACTGCTGCTGTTGCCAAAATGATTGACGAGACCAAAAGTACGTTTGGGCGTATCGATATGCTCTTTAACAATGCTGGTATTTATCACACTGGCACATCCGAATTGTCTCTAAAAGACTTTACCGACATGCTAGATATCAATTTGAGAGCGCCTTTTCAGTTGATATCGCTGGTGGTGCCAATAATGAAAGCACAAAAGTCTGGACATATCATCAATCTCTCATCCCGTGCAGGCAAAACGGCGCGGGCTGCTGCTGGTGGCTATGCGGCCTCCAAGTTTGGTCTGGTTGGACTTAATGAAGCCCTCTACAAAGAGGTGTCTCAGTTTGGTATCCGGGTGACGGCGCTCTGTCCGGGTTTTGTTGACACCGAGATGGGCAGTGTCTCTGGACTCAGTGCCAAGGAAATGATCAGCCAGGACGACATCGTCAAAACTGTGCGTTGGCTCGTTAGTTTGTCCAGTGCGGTCTGTATCCAAGATGTTTATTTTGAGTCAATTAAACAGGTTGATGGATAGTCTGCTCTAGCTTAAAACCTCAGTATTTGGGTAAAACAAAGAGTGGAGTCCTGATTTACTCGCTATAGTCCGGCAGTGCATTGCCGGTCCTGCTCAAGAGGCATTTTATGGCTGGAAACGAGTTGGCATTAGATGCCCCAGTGGAACAACCCAAAACTCACAAGGTTGCCGATACTCCGCTGGTTTCAAATGAGGACATGAAGAACTTTGCCGGTGCCAACTCAGGTGCGACTTTCGGTGGCAAGTCGATTGAATTTGGTGCAGCCGACAAGTCAGACGGAGAGGCTAACGAGCCCTTAGATTTTAGCCAGCATCCCCTCGCCAAGTTTGACCAGTGTGGTCCAGACCGCGAAAATATAGGCAACGATAGAAACATCGTTTACTGGCCTACTGAAAAAGGCGAAGCTTTTGAACAGGCGCTGAGCAGATGCTGAACGGTCCAGAAAGACAGGCTAAAAAAGACCTTTCGCCAGAGGACAACAAGAGTGCTGACGACGTGGCAGCCAATGTGAAGGACTTCTTTAATAGCAGCGATGCTGCTACCAAAAACTCTGGTACAGACTCGTTTTTAGCTAACCTGGATCGCATGTCCGATGCCAGAGAAAAGCTCGGAGAGACGCTCAGTGGGATGGCTCCCGAAAAAATGGATGATGTAATAGCGGCTGCCAACGAAAAGCTAAAACCTGAGGGGATGCGTATTGAGCGCTTACCAGATACTGATGAAGTGTGGATGAAGCAGTCTAAGCCTGGTCAGCCTGATTCCATCGTCTTTGCCAAAAAGGCTTCTTGTCCAACTAGCTGAAGTTCCTAGCGCTTTATTTGTGGACCATTCCTAAAAACTAACGACCGGTCTGTAAGATTGAACGGCTGAATCTTGGCGCAATCGAAATAGCGGATGTGCAGAAGCAGTTGGTCACAAAGGTAGCGGTCTGACGCAGCGGCAAGGCACGGACGCAGCGCAATAGTCGGAGGCAATGGGAGCGGTCATGCAAAATGCAAAGGTAAATGCCTTGAGAGTGCCCAGGGGCTTGCAGTCAGCGCTCGTATGGATGGCTGGAGCTGGGTTGTTGCTCGCCATACAGCCAGCCCTGGCAGCCGGGCTCATTACTACGCAATTAGACAATGTCACTCTCGATGCTCCGGACATGGAAGGGGACGGCACCCACAAATTGACCTTTACCAATTGCGCACATAAGCATGAATTTGGTACTGACAAAATCATCAAAACAGCCGTTGGGGATCTTAATGGTGATGGGCTCGATGACGGTGCTGTGGTCTATTACGAGGACGGCGGTGGTACAGGTGCCTTTATGCGCATGGCAGTGTTTGTCTGCAAGGGCGGCAAGGCTGTCCAGGTGGGCGATAGCGGGCTTGGCGATCGCAGCAGCACCAGGAGTTTGACAGTTAAAAACGGTGTGTTAGTCCTGGATATCATGACTCACGGACCCAATGACAGTGCGCCCTCGCCCACTGTACACAAGGTGGTGCGTTTTAAAGTCAAAAAAGACAAACTAGTTGGACCGGAGCAAGTCGATTGAGACTTGTTTAGATCCGCATCAATAGCTTCATGCCGAGAATAGTGCCGATGATGATAAAGAGTGTTCTGGCAAAACCCTCGCCTTTTTTAGCGCCAATTTTTGAGCCAATATTTGCGCCAAAGGCTGAGCCAATGATGGCTGGCAACATTAGTGTGATATTCCATTTGCCGCCCTGCAAATAAATAGCAGCTGCAAATGTGCACCAAAAAAATCCCAGTACGCAAGAATATCCTCTGGCTTTGAGGAATTTGAAACCTCTGGTTTTGGTCAGTAGGGCGCTTGTAAAAAGACTATTGCCGGAGCCGTAAAACGCCTCGTAAAAGCCCAGAGGAAAGGCTGCAAGGCTTGTGAACATGCGGTTAGTAGATGGGGCTTTAGTGTCCACACCAAAATTTTTGCGTAGTAGAGAAAACGCCATCAGCGAGATTATGAGCACGCCGATTAGCTGTTGCAACACTTTGGGATCGCAAGACACAATTACTCTTGTGCCAAAAAATGCTCCCAGCATGCCGCAGATGACCAGTCCGCCAATTAATTGCTAGTCAATCTCGTGTCCCCTCAAAAAATTGCGTGCAGCCACCAGGGTCCAAAATGAGCCGCTCACTGTATTTGATGCTATTGCCACGGGCAGTGGATAACCCAGCATCAGCCACACTGGTGTGGTGATAAGGCTTGAGCCAGCGCCGCATATCGAGCTCATCATTGTGGCTATAAAGGCAACAAATGTGATTAGCAGTATCTGTGTGATTTCTGTCAATTGCAGGACCTTTTGCAGTTTTGTACTGGAGTGGCTGGATATGACCAGTCTCGGATAAACTTCTGACAAAGCTGTGACAGGCGCTGGGCATCCTACGAAGGGTTGAGCAGTCGTTTGCGATGCAACTACCATAAGAGCCATATGATCAAATCCTGGTAAAATCGCTGCCGCAATTTTTGAATTGAAGGCAGCTTCGCCATCGCCTTACCGCTTGACAACTAAGATCAAAAAAAGAATCGGGAAGACTCAAATTGAGCCAACCCGATTCTCCAAAAAGTGTCCCTTAGCCAGCTTTACTTGGGCTGGTCGTTTTTGTCAGTTGCACCACCGTCAAGCTTGTCGCCGTCGCCAGCGGGCTTGTCAGCGCTGTCAACTGGCTTGTCAGACAGCTTGTCGGTGTCGCCAGCAGGCTTGTCGCTTGCCGTCGAGTCCGACTCGGTGGTATTGCCAGCGGCGTCGTCCGGCAGGTTGTGCGCGGTCGAGCCGGTGCGGCGATGCTTGGCCATCTGCTGACGCTGGCGCCGAGCTTCGGTGATGGCGTCACGACGAATTTCATCGATGCGCGGGCAGGTGGTGCCAGCGAGCGAGTCCAAAAGCTGAACGCGGTCTTCGACCGGCGGATGGTTGTCACCGAGGTGACTTGCCCAGTGACGCAGACGCTGCCACAGTCCACGCGGCTTTTTGCCTTCCAGACCTTCCTCGCCTTCGTGCAGGCTGACAAACAGCATGGAGTCCATGCCGCCCAGGAGGATCTTGAGCTGCAGAGCAGCGCGGTTGCGGTTCATCCAGTCCACGATCTTTTGCAGAGCGTTGGAAAGCGCGCAGGGGTCATTGGTCCACTGAGCAGCCAGGACGTCAGCAGCGCTTTCGCGGCTACGGCTGACAAACATGGTGATCAGCTTGGCAAAGATGCTCACCACGTAGAAGGTGACGAGCGTGATGAAAAAGCCGGTGACTGCCGAGGCAGGGTCCACCAGACGCTTCTTGTCGCGCTTGACCTTGTGGGACAGCTTGCCTAGCAAGTCATCTTCGCCCTTGGGCTTGGAGTTGTCGACAAAACAGGCGTTAAAGATGCGCGGCGACGCACCAGCCAGGATCATGGCAAATAGCGAGCCGAGCACAGCAACCAGCGAAGTGATTGCCACATCGCGACTTTTGACGTGGGCAAGCTCATGAGCCAGAATGGCTTTGATCTCGCGGTCAGTCAGACCGACGGCAAAGAGACCTTCGGTGGCTGCGATAAAGGCATTGCTCGGCGAGCGACCCGTGGCAAAAGCGTTGGGAATCGGCAGCGGCGAGACAAGCACGTCGGGTTTGGTCTTGAGCCCGGTGAGGGGATAAAGCTCGTCGACCAGACGCACAAGGCGCACATGGTCGGCGTTGCCGAGGTCGGGCGGCGTGCAGCGCATCATCTTTTTGACCAGATTGGCGCTGTTGTACCAGCCGAAGAGCGGCATCAACACGGAGAAGAAGAACAGGATGCAGGTAGCGACAGTGAAGTTGACGCCAAGCCAGAGCAGGCCAGCACCGGACAATGCACCCATGAGGGCGATGCCGATGAAGGTCCTGATCCAGTTGGAGCGCAACTCACGATCGATGGCAGCCTGGTCGATGACAGGCGGCTTCTGATTTTTCATGAGTAGTCCTTTGGGCGCGGATTGCGCAGATAGAGTGAGAGCAGGTTTATCTGCGCTCAGTTATGACGGACCCACATGCAAACCCTGGCGATAACTCTCAAAGCTAGCGCTAGTGCGGGTTTTGACTGGGTCGGTACAAATTTGGAGATAGCCACTTACTGACCTGTAGAGACAAGCATCAAGGCGCATAGAGTGGTGGCTGTTGGGCGGGTAGTGAGTAAAAAGTGTTGCTCTTGAGAGATTTAAAAAGGGACCTTAGCACTCTACTGATACTTCATCTTGAAAAGAAGTATCAGACTCTCTTTCAGGTTCTTATTTCAGATGAAAATCAGTTCCAGCTTGATAACCGGCGGCGATAGCTGGCGGGGGTGCGCTTTCTTTGCAACCGAGAGAATCTGACTTGATTTTGCTACTGCTTTTTTGACTTGCCACTGCAGCAACCGCCGCGAGCCGTGCGAGCTGAGCTAGCTCCTGACGACTTGGCTTTGCTGTCGCTTGTTTGTGATTTTGAATTGGCTGACTTAGTCGAAATATCGCTTGGCAAGCCGGTCTTGAGATCTTCTTTGGTCAAGCTTGACATGCCGCTTTTGCTTTTAGCGGAGCTTGCGCCAGCTGCTGCTTTGTAGAGACGTGAGTCTTTGTATTTTTGAAATTTCGCACTGACTTCATCAAATGGGTACTGTTTTTCAAAGGCTTTATCGACGGCTTGTTGGATTTCAGCCAGACTTTTGCCGTCACGCTTCATTTTTAGTGCGATCAATGCTTCTTCCTGGCAGATGTGGCAGTCCACTCCATGGTCAGTGGTAAAGCAATCGAGCAATGTGTCGTGCTCGTCGGTCTCATCGCAGCCGCAATAACAAAAGAGCTTGGCGCAAATCTCAGGACAGAGCTGGGCGGCGGCATAGCCTAGTTTTGCTTTGCCAAAGTATTTATTGGGGTCAAGCACTGGAGCCAGTTTGGCGTCATTTTTGGCGTCTTTGCCTTCTTTACCGCCTTCTTTACTGCTTTCTTTGCTGCCGTCCTTTTTGGCTTCCGTGGCCTTTGGTGGCTCTTTGGATGTTTCTGCCGCAATAGCCGGAGCACCCACAGTTACAGTGGCGCTGGCACAAATTAGAGCAAAAAGGCTCAGATAATAGGCTTTGGCTCTATCTTTGACTCTAAAACGACGACCTGGCATGACTCCTACCCTGACTTACCCATGTAACAAAGTATAGACCGCTGGCGCAGTTCGAGCTTGGCTTCTAGGGTTTTTCAAGAGCATTTGTTATCATGAAAACCTCACAAGTGGATATACCATGCAATATGATGTCGTCGTAATTGGTGCGGGTCATGCTGGCTGCGAAGCCGCTAATGCCACTGCGCGTATGGGTCTGAGCACCCTGCTTTTGGCTGTCAATCTGGACACTGTAGGCGCCATGCCCTGCAATCCAGCTGTAGGCGGTCCAGGCAAGACCCATCTGGCTCGTGAGGTTGATGCTCTTGGTGGCGTCATGGGTATTGCCACAGATGCTACTTATCTCCAAATACGCATGCTCAATAGCAGCCGTGGTCCTGCCGTGCAGGCACTGCGTGCTCAGTCCGACAAGCGTGAATACGCCAACTGGATGAAGCAATACATGGAGTCCCTGCCCAATTTGACGATGCGTCAGGGCATGGCCAAAAATCTCATCATCGAAGACAACAAAGTCGCCGGGGTAGAGCTTGCCTTTGGTGACCGCATTGCTTGCAGCGCTGTCGTGCTCAGTGCCGGGACTTTTCTTGAGGGCACAATCTGGATCGGCAAAGAGACCATGCCTGCCGGTCGCGCCGGGGAGTTTCCTGCGATTGGTCTGTCTGGCTATTTGAGATCGCTTGGTTTTGTTACTGGTCGTCTCAAGACCGGCACACCGCCGCGCATTGATGGTCGCACTATTGATTATTCACAGTTGCCTGAGGTCCCTGGCGACGACAAATTGCAGTTTTTCTCTTTCCTCGATAAGCGCCCTGTGCTGCCGCAAGTGCCCTGTCACCAGACGCGCACAACTGAGGTGACGCACCAGCTTATCCGCGACAATCTGCATCAATCGCCGATGTACTCAGGCATGATCCACGGTGTTGGACCGCGCTATTGTCCTTCGATTGAGGACAAAATCGTGCGTTTTGCCGATAAGGACAGCCATTCGCTCTTCCTCGAGCCAGAGGGTCGCTCTACCTATGAGGTCTACTTGCAGGGCTGCTCTACCAGTCTGCCTGTGCAAGTGCAGCATGATATCGTGCACAGTTTGCCAGGCTTAGAAAAAGCCTCAATGGTCAGACCCGCCTATGCAGTGGAGTATGACTATCTGCCGGCAATACAGTTTACTCACGCCCTTATGGCTAAAGATTTGCCAGGCTTCTTTTGTGCCGGACAAATCCTCGGTACATCAGGCTACGAAGAAGCTGCTGCTCAGGGTATTGTCGCTGGCATCAATGCAGCACTCTTTGTTAAAGGCGAAGAGCCTTTTATCTTGCCGCGCTCATCAAGTTATACCGGCACTTTGATTGATGATCTGGTCACAAAGGACCTGGGCGAGCCTTATCGCATGATGACTTCGCGCTCCGAATACCGGTTGCTGCTGCGTCAGGACAATGCCGATATGCGCATGACTCCGCTGGGTCGTCAAATTGGTCTGGTGGACGATTACCGCTGGCAGGTCTTTACTGATAAGCAAGAAGCTATCGGCAACGAAAAAACTCGCCTGAAGAAAACCCGCATCCATCCAGGTGGTAAGTGGGAAGAATTGCTCAAGCCCTATGACGAAGAGCTGAAGCAGTCCTTTACTCTTGAGGAGCTGTTGCGCAGACCGCGTGTGCCTTACAGTGTGATTGAAGAAGGCGCTCCGGCTGGTGAAGAGCCTTTTGCCTTTGCTCTTGAAGTCGAGACCGACACCAAGTACACAGGCTACATCGAGCGTCAGCGCTTGCAAATCGAACACACCGAAAAGTATGATGCCGTTAAACTGCCAG
Proteins encoded in this region:
- a CDS encoding PDZ domain-containing protein, which produces MQGQSLDSTRERSDDAAKTANSSINLVDLALSDKVQPAPLKLREAATAGAAAASAGDAATKTCKSSPEYESRIDNVARRIFDPAALGDLQQLKSKYNCDIQRTGDPMRYVKLALDKDDNDPYTSYLTPNAYKSMLDSQRGKVVGVGVSFTMPTARQDKDGERPPLVVQSYDATDARGRDLKPGDEVLSINGVSMQGKTWRDGLRALDGPEQSKVSMQVMRDGKVKDIILTRTSEDVPNVTTDVVDGNLAHIQVKSFMNDDTSKQIEKAILANPKAEGYILDLRNNGGGLLDQAMTSASVFISEGKVLNIKSRVASDPTAPRYENDVYSVGKDAITLSVNGAAPKTYAARHPDSVHKPVVVLVDQGTASAAEILAGALKDTDGAYVIGTPTFGKGIGQTIFPESFTGGATKITTFRYYTPSGAWPGDGHDTRVGLQPNLTVINPTAVEFNTPRDGQINAAAAYLRARIQANRRQ
- a CDS encoding SDR family oxidoreductase — translated: MQTEGKRVALVTGASKGIGKSVAIGLAEDGYSLVLCARSESGLKATKKHILEKCPAVQVEIYSLDVRDTAAVAKMIDETKSTFGRIDMLFNNAGIYHTGTSELSLKDFTDMLDINLRAPFQLISLVVPIMKAQKSGHIINLSSRAGKTARAAAGGYAASKFGLVGLNEALYKEVSQFGIRVTALCPGFVDTEMGSVSGLSAKEMISQDDIVKTVRWLVSLSSAVCIQDVYFESIKQVDG
- a CDS encoding sulfite exporter TauE/SafE family protein; its protein translation is MLGAFFGTRVIVSCDPKVLQQLIGVLIISLMAFSLLRKNFGVDTKAPSTNRMFTSLAAFPLGFYEAFYGSGNSLFTSALLTKTRGFKFLKARGYSCVLGFFWCTFAAAIYLQGGKWNITLMLPAIIGSAFGANIGSKIGAKKGEGFARTLFIIIGTILGMKLLMRI
- a CDS encoding sulfite exporter TauE/SafE family protein, which produces MALMVVASQTTAQPFVGCPAPVTALSEVYPRLVISSHSSTKLQKVLQLTEITQILLITFVAFIATMMSSICGAGSSLITTPVWLMLGYPLPVAIASNTVSGSFWTLVAARNFLRGHEID
- a CDS encoding M48 family metalloprotease translates to MKNQKPPVIDQAAIDRELRSNWIRTFIGIALMGALSGAGLLWLGVNFTVATCILFFFSVLMPLFGWYNSANLVKKMMRCTPPDLGNADHVRLVRLVDELYPLTGLKTKPDVLVSPLPIPNAFATGRSPSNAFIAATEGLFAVGLTDREIKAILAHELAHVKSRDVAITSLVAVLGSLFAMILAGASPRIFNACFVDNSKPKGEDDLLGKLSHKVKRDKKRLVDPASAVTGFFITLVTFYVVSIFAKLITMFVSRSRESAADVLAAQWTNDPCALSNALQKIVDWMNRNRAALQLKILLGGMDSMLFVSLHEGEEGLEGKKPRGLWQRLRHWASHLGDNHPPVEDRVQLLDSLAGTTCPRIDEIRRDAITEARRQRQQMAKHRRTGSTAHNLPDDAAGNTTESDSTASDKPAGDTDKLSDKPVDSADKPAGDGDKLDGGATDKNDQPK
- the mnmG gene encoding tRNA uridine-5-carboxymethylaminomethyl(34) synthesis enzyme MnmG is translated as MQYDVVVIGAGHAGCEAANATARMGLSTLLLAVNLDTVGAMPCNPAVGGPGKTHLAREVDALGGVMGIATDATYLQIRMLNSSRGPAVQALRAQSDKREYANWMKQYMESLPNLTMRQGMAKNLIIEDNKVAGVELAFGDRIACSAVVLSAGTFLEGTIWIGKETMPAGRAGEFPAIGLSGYLRSLGFVTGRLKTGTPPRIDGRTIDYSQLPEVPGDDKLQFFSFLDKRPVLPQVPCHQTRTTEVTHQLIRDNLHQSPMYSGMIHGVGPRYCPSIEDKIVRFADKDSHSLFLEPEGRSTYEVYLQGCSTSLPVQVQHDIVHSLPGLEKASMVRPAYAVEYDYLPAIQFTHALMAKDLPGFFCAGQILGTSGYEEAAAQGIVAGINAALFVKGEEPFILPRSSSYTGTLIDDLVTKDLGEPYRMMTSRSEYRLLLRQDNADMRMTPLGRQIGLVDDYRWQVFTDKQEAIGNEKTRLKKTRIHPGGKWEELLKPYDEELKQSFTLEELLRRPRVPYSVIEEGAPAGEEPFAFALEVETDTKYTGYIERQRLQIEHTEKYDAVKLPVDFNYLELTHLSKEAREKLNKIRPETLGQAGRIGGVSPADVSVLMVWLEQRRRANARDKAAAAATI